A genomic segment from Microbulbifer elongatus encodes:
- a CDS encoding LysR family transcriptional regulator: MIELRHLKALVTLRETGSMVRAAERLHLTQSALSHLFREMEDRHEQALFVRKSRPLQFTTAGLRLLQLADEVLPRVAVAQRDIARLASGQAGRLNIAIECHSCYQWLMPTLDAYRDDWPEVELDLSSGFHFAPLPALTRGDLDLVVTSNPDDSLKGIHYEPLFSFEMCLAVSRKHPLADKKWVTPEDLEDEVQITYPVERERLDIFQNFLDPAGVEPHSVRTAELTVMTVQLVVSGRGVCALPNWALYEYLQKGLVQQLRLGKSGLWSTLYAAVREEMLEQAFLQDFFTTARDTCFANLNGVRAATTGVT, encoded by the coding sequence ATGATTGAACTGCGACACCTGAAGGCTCTGGTTACCCTCCGAGAGACCGGTAGCATGGTGCGGGCGGCTGAGCGCTTGCACCTGACCCAGTCGGCCCTGTCTCACCTGTTCAGGGAGATGGAAGACCGCCATGAACAGGCGCTGTTTGTGCGTAAGTCCCGTCCCCTGCAATTTACCACTGCGGGATTGCGGCTGTTGCAGTTGGCGGACGAAGTACTGCCCCGAGTCGCCGTTGCCCAGCGGGATATCGCCCGGCTTGCCTCCGGTCAGGCGGGGCGGTTGAATATCGCCATCGAATGTCACAGTTGCTATCAGTGGCTGATGCCAACCCTGGATGCCTACCGTGACGACTGGCCCGAGGTCGAGCTTGACCTGTCCAGCGGCTTCCACTTTGCCCCCCTACCCGCCCTCACCCGTGGCGATCTCGATCTGGTGGTCACCAGCAACCCCGACGATTCACTGAAAGGCATCCACTACGAGCCGCTGTTCAGTTTCGAGATGTGCCTGGCTGTCAGCCGCAAGCACCCACTTGCTGACAAGAAGTGGGTCACACCGGAAGATCTGGAAGATGAAGTGCAGATCACCTATCCGGTAGAACGGGAACGGCTGGATATATTTCAGAACTTTCTCGACCCGGCGGGTGTGGAACCACATTCGGTGCGCACAGCGGAGTTGACGGTGATGACGGTACAGCTGGTAGTGAGTGGGCGCGGTGTGTGCGCGCTTCCAAATTGGGCACTTTACGAATATTTACAGAAAGGTTTGGTACAACAGCTTAGACTGGGCAAGAGTGGTCTATGGAGTACACTCTATGCGGCCGTGCGCGAAGAGATGCTGGAACAGGCGTTTCTGCAGGATTTTTTCACCACCGCGAGAGATACCTGCTTTGCCAACCTCAATGGCGTGCGCGCAGCAACCACTGGCGTAACCTGA
- a CDS encoding cytochrome b, with protein MASTPNSWSKALKTLHWLIAFFILFAWASVELHEFYEKGDPMRGWWMVVHFSLGFSVLFLGLFRLYWRATHGRPTLYGSGLQKPVSLLVQSLMYIIMIGMPLSGLMMRQFAGRDTPLFWLFDLPSFVEKNIDLAKQLAFIHKEFLWNALLVLLVLHIGGALWHHFGTKDNTLRQMLPFGKTK; from the coding sequence ATGGCCTCCACTCCCAATAGCTGGAGCAAAGCACTCAAAACACTGCACTGGCTGATTGCCTTTTTTATTCTGTTTGCCTGGGCATCCGTCGAGCTGCACGAGTTTTATGAGAAAGGCGACCCCATGCGCGGCTGGTGGATGGTGGTGCATTTCTCTCTAGGCTTTTCAGTACTCTTCCTGGGCCTGTTCCGCCTCTACTGGCGCGCCACCCATGGGCGCCCGACTCTCTATGGCAGTGGGCTGCAGAAACCCGTATCGCTACTTGTACAAAGCCTGATGTACATCATCATGATCGGCATGCCCCTGTCCGGACTGATGATGCGTCAGTTCGCCGGCCGCGATACACCGCTGTTCTGGCTGTTTGATCTGCCGTCGTTTGTGGAGAAAAACATCGATCTGGCAAAGCAGCTGGCATTTATCCACAAGGAGTTTTTGTGGAACGCGCTGCTGGTATTACTGGTACTGCATATTGGCGGGGCACTGTGGCATCACTTTGGCACCAAGGACAATACCTTGCGGCAGATGTTGCCGTTTGGGAAAACGAAATAG
- a CDS encoding MBL fold metallo-hydrolase RNA specificity domain-containing protein, which translates to MSEIATPCTSSTSLNSPGHFTHHGAVTGVTGSCHQLFVDAHNSVLIDCGLFQGAETSPGGRGQHSLHIEFDIGTVRALVVTHVHIDHVGRIPYLIAAGFRGPIYCSEPSAELLPLVLEDALKIGFTRDRALIEQFLGYIRKQLRPLAYNRWQAVASDSEGNLQIRLQRAGHILGSAYVECELSRPKRRIIFSGDLGAPNTPLLYAPTAPWGCDELVIESTYGDRLHQNRAGRVCTLQRAVESALEDGGSVLIPAFSIGRTQELLYELEGIFHTQAGRQRGQNPWRDLPVIVDSPLASRFTEVYRRLRPFWDAEARQLLSRGRHPLSFEQLITVDEHGAHRKVVAELANSRRPAIVIAASGMCSGGRVVNYLKAMLEEKRHNILFVGYQARGTPGRDIQAYGPDNGYVDLDGQRYQIAAGVDTISGYSAHADMDDLLDFIRKMKKRPQRVRVVHGDDRAKAVLKAKIEQEGLAECVVVPGAGTSRCDSA; encoded by the coding sequence ATGTCCGAAATCGCAACGCCTTGTACGTCGTCCACAAGCCTCAATTCCCCCGGCCATTTCACCCACCACGGTGCCGTAACCGGTGTAACCGGGTCCTGTCATCAGCTGTTTGTCGATGCACACAATTCCGTACTGATAGACTGCGGTTTATTCCAGGGCGCAGAGACGTCACCTGGCGGCCGGGGGCAGCACAGTCTGCATATTGAGTTTGATATCGGCACTGTGCGGGCGCTGGTGGTTACCCATGTACATATTGATCACGTGGGGCGGATTCCCTATCTGATCGCGGCGGGTTTTCGCGGGCCAATCTATTGCTCCGAGCCTTCGGCGGAGCTGTTGCCTCTGGTGCTGGAAGATGCTCTAAAGATCGGTTTTACCCGGGACCGGGCGCTGATCGAGCAGTTTCTCGGCTATATCAGAAAGCAATTGCGCCCTCTGGCCTATAACCGCTGGCAAGCGGTGGCGAGTGATTCGGAGGGTAATCTCCAGATTCGGCTGCAGCGCGCCGGTCATATTCTTGGTTCTGCCTATGTGGAGTGTGAACTTTCTCGCCCCAAACGCCGTATTATTTTTTCTGGTGATCTGGGGGCGCCCAATACCCCGTTACTGTATGCCCCAACGGCGCCTTGGGGTTGTGATGAGCTGGTGATCGAGAGTACCTACGGTGACCGTTTGCATCAGAACCGCGCGGGGCGGGTGTGTACCCTGCAGCGGGCTGTGGAATCTGCCCTGGAAGATGGGGGCAGTGTTTTGATCCCCGCATTCAGTATCGGGCGTACTCAGGAATTACTGTACGAGCTGGAGGGCATTTTTCACACGCAGGCCGGGCGTCAGCGCGGGCAGAACCCGTGGCGGGATCTGCCGGTCATTGTGGATTCCCCTCTGGCCAGCCGGTTTACCGAAGTGTACCGGCGGCTGCGGCCGTTCTGGGATGCGGAAGCGCGCCAATTGCTCAGCCGTGGCCGCCACCCCTTGAGTTTTGAGCAGTTGATTACCGTGGACGAGCACGGTGCCCACCGCAAAGTGGTGGCAGAACTCGCCAATAGCCGGCGCCCGGCGATTGTCATTGCGGCCAGCGGTATGTGCAGCGGCGGTCGGGTAGTGAATTATCTGAAGGCGATGCTGGAAGAAAAGCGCCACAATATTCTGTTTGTGGGCTACCAGGCGCGGGGCACACCTGGTCGTGATATTCAGGCGTATGGTCCCGATAATGGATATGTGGATCTCGATGGGCAGCGTTACCAGATCGCAGCGGGAGTGGACACGATCAGCGGCTATTCCGCCCATGCGGATATGGATGACCTGTTGGATTTTATCCGCAAAATGAAAAAGCGTCCGCAGCGGGTGCGGGTTGTTCACGGTGATGATCGGGCGAAGGCTGTGTTGAAAGCGAAGATCGAGCAGGAGGGGCTGGCAGAATGTGTAGTCGTTCCCGGAGCGGGCACTTCGCGATGTGATTCGGCATAA
- a CDS encoding glycosyltransferase family protein, with protein sequence MNANHNAQAIQHTRLPEGRWVVVEEGANPSTDYFLRPYLEAQGNSVEYRSLADVPQADQLRDRHLVFVRYMSKGWRRLLAAHPDTPASVHFFVDDDLFNWSSFARMPLRYQWKLLHLSWRHQRWLRAMGINLLVATPYLQQRYAQWHPQLLPPQVPGSLAPLLVRNDAAPSDGAPITLFYHGSASHGEDLKWLRPVIEQLLSANGQMVFEVIGNASVNRLFQGLPRVHVLHPMKWNAYQSLLLRPGRTIGLAPLLDLPFNRARAHTKFLDITLAGGVGVYAAGPVYGGIVRHAENGLLLPMEQDVWIERILGLAADKGARARMLSEARSCL encoded by the coding sequence TTGAACGCCAATCACAACGCGCAGGCTATTCAGCATACCCGACTGCCGGAAGGTCGCTGGGTGGTGGTGGAGGAGGGGGCAAACCCCTCAACAGACTACTTTCTGCGCCCCTACCTGGAGGCCCAGGGTAATTCCGTCGAATACCGTTCTTTGGCGGATGTACCGCAAGCGGACCAGCTTCGTGACAGGCACCTGGTCTTCGTTCGCTATATGTCCAAAGGCTGGCGTCGCTTGCTTGCGGCGCACCCTGACACGCCGGCGAGTGTGCACTTCTTTGTGGACGATGATCTGTTCAACTGGTCTTCGTTTGCGCGTATGCCACTGCGCTATCAATGGAAGCTGCTGCACCTGAGTTGGCGGCACCAGCGTTGGTTGCGTGCAATGGGAATTAACCTGTTAGTGGCCACACCGTATCTGCAACAGCGATACGCACAGTGGCATCCGCAGTTGTTGCCACCGCAAGTGCCGGGATCGCTCGCGCCTTTATTGGTGCGCAATGATGCTGCGCCGTCGGACGGGGCTCCCATAACGCTGTTTTATCACGGCTCCGCGTCCCACGGTGAGGATCTCAAGTGGTTGCGCCCTGTCATTGAACAGCTTCTGTCGGCCAACGGGCAGATGGTGTTTGAGGTCATTGGTAATGCGAGCGTCAATCGGCTGTTTCAGGGGTTGCCGAGAGTGCATGTGCTGCATCCCATGAAATGGAACGCTTACCAGTCCCTACTGCTACGCCCAGGGCGTACCATTGGATTGGCACCGCTGTTGGACCTGCCATTTAATCGCGCCCGTGCCCACACCAAGTTTCTGGATATCACCCTGGCGGGTGGTGTGGGTGTGTATGCCGCCGGGCCGGTGTATGGCGGTATCGTGCGCCACGCCGAGAATGGTTTGCTGTTGCCGATGGAACAGGACGTCTGGATCGAACGGATCTTGGGGCTGGCGGCCGACAAGGGTGCGCGCGCGCGGATGCTAAGTGAGGCCCGCTCGTGTCTCTAG
- a CDS encoding capsule biosynthesis protein, which yields MTGIVFLQGPHGPFFARCARYFSACGIATHKINFNGGDRFFAWADHQVDYTGGRASWPEYFAGYLRQNDIRSVVVYGDCREYHRDARSVCDQLGVAFWVFEEGYLRPDFVTLEQGGVNGFSPTDWAPETVRRYQPHNRSTNVHIGRTFWQRAYFAVAYYISARIAQREFPHYRHHRPRNWLQEGICWLKSGYRKGVYKLTQRKYLRALTGRHSGEFYLYALQTQDDFQIREHSNYSGIEDSIGEVVRSFAEGAAQNELLVIKHHPMDRGFCHYGGLIERLARAHGVSGRIVYCHDLHLPTLLDHAKGLITINSTVGISALLHGVPTITLGRALYDQRGLTHQGGLDGFWRCAQPVDRELFEVFRTYLYEQTQLDGSFFRNLDHAVALAWVRMSPSLVADIESDAAEVAGEKEYAAA from the coding sequence ATGACAGGGATCGTATTCTTGCAGGGGCCGCACGGTCCATTTTTTGCGCGGTGCGCCCGTTATTTCTCTGCGTGTGGTATTGCCACGCACAAGATCAATTTTAACGGCGGAGATCGGTTCTTTGCCTGGGCGGATCACCAGGTGGACTACACCGGTGGCCGCGCCAGTTGGCCGGAGTATTTTGCAGGCTACCTGCGCCAGAATGATATTCGCTCCGTGGTGGTCTACGGTGATTGCCGCGAATACCACCGTGACGCCCGCTCAGTCTGTGATCAGCTGGGGGTGGCTTTCTGGGTATTTGAGGAAGGATACCTGCGTCCGGATTTTGTGACCCTGGAACAGGGCGGTGTCAACGGCTTTTCTCCCACGGACTGGGCCCCAGAAACCGTTCGACGTTACCAACCCCACAACCGTAGCACCAATGTGCATATTGGCCGCACCTTCTGGCAGCGCGCCTATTTCGCGGTCGCCTATTACATTTCAGCCAGAATCGCCCAGCGAGAATTTCCCCATTACCGTCACCACCGCCCGCGTAACTGGCTTCAAGAGGGTATCTGCTGGCTAAAAAGCGGGTACCGGAAAGGTGTGTACAAGCTCACTCAGCGCAAGTATCTGCGCGCGTTGACGGGGCGTCATAGCGGTGAGTTTTATCTGTACGCGCTGCAGACCCAGGATGATTTCCAGATCCGGGAGCACTCGAATTATTCGGGCATAGAGGATTCTATTGGCGAAGTCGTCCGTTCGTTTGCTGAAGGCGCTGCCCAGAATGAACTATTGGTGATCAAGCACCACCCGATGGATCGGGGGTTTTGTCACTATGGCGGCTTGATTGAGCGGCTGGCTCGCGCCCACGGAGTTTCCGGGCGGATTGTGTACTGCCATGACCTGCATCTCCCCACCCTGCTGGATCACGCCAAGGGGCTTATCACCATAAACAGTACGGTCGGTATATCGGCACTGTTGCACGGCGTGCCAACCATCACCCTCGGCCGCGCTCTGTACGACCAGCGCGGATTGACGCATCAAGGTGGGCTTGATGGCTTCTGGCGGTGCGCCCAGCCCGTGGACCGTGAATTGTTTGAGGTGTTTCGCACCTATTTGTATGAGCAGACCCAGCTGGATGGTAGCTTTTTCAGGAACCTGGACCACGCGGTCGCACTCGCCTGGGTGCGTATGTCTCCCTCTCTGGTGGCTGATATCGAAAGTGATGCCGCTGAAGTTGCCGGCGAGAAAGAATACGCGGCGGCGTGA
- a CDS encoding DEAD/DEAH box helicase encodes MTDTPTATGFDQLGLPAEILDAVTKLGYETPSPIQAQTIPSLLEGRDVLGQAQTGTGKTAAFALPLLASLDLKKKRPQALVLAPTRELAIQVAEACQSYAANLKGFHVAPIYGGADYRGQIQQLKRGVQLVVGTPGRVMDHMRKGTLDLSDLKTLVLDEADEMLRMGFIDDVEWVLEQIPDERQIALFSATMPREIAKIARDHLDNPVDVKIKVKTETADTIRQRYWPVGGLHKMDALTRILEAEPVDGTIIFVRTKNATVEIADKLAARGFASAALNGDMAQNLREQVIDKLKKGRLDIVVATDVAARGLDVKRISHVINYDIPYDTEAYIHRIGRTGRAGREGDAILFVAPRERRMLRVIEKATKKPIERLELPTAKAVNASRMEKFRQRISDTLEGDSDLAPFRDLVEQFLADNEVDPLNVAAALAAMAQGDQPLLLDEREPKQRDFNDRDDRRGDRDDRKRNKRERKSFDKEKHVGPPDEGKERFRIEVGREHGVRPGSVVGAIANEVDLDSSYIGRIEIYPDYTTVDLPEGMPKEIFQHLKKVRVNGRPMNISKFAEQGGSGKGGKPPFEAKKRKPKKPRD; translated from the coding sequence ATGACCGATACCCCTACGGCCACTGGTTTTGACCAGTTGGGCCTGCCCGCTGAAATTCTCGACGCTGTCACCAAACTTGGCTACGAAACCCCGTCCCCCATCCAGGCGCAGACTATTCCGTCACTGCTGGAAGGCCGCGACGTGCTGGGCCAGGCACAGACAGGAACGGGCAAAACAGCGGCCTTTGCGCTCCCGTTACTGGCGAGCCTCGACCTGAAGAAAAAGCGTCCCCAGGCACTGGTGCTGGCGCCAACCCGCGAGCTGGCCATCCAGGTGGCAGAAGCCTGCCAATCCTATGCGGCCAATCTGAAGGGGTTCCACGTCGCTCCGATATACGGCGGTGCGGACTACCGCGGCCAGATCCAGCAGCTGAAGCGCGGCGTGCAACTGGTTGTGGGCACCCCCGGCCGGGTGATGGACCATATGCGTAAGGGCACCCTGGACCTGTCCGACCTGAAGACCCTGGTACTTGACGAAGCCGACGAAATGCTGCGCATGGGCTTTATCGACGATGTGGAATGGGTACTGGAGCAGATTCCGGACGAGCGCCAGATTGCGCTGTTCTCCGCCACCATGCCCCGGGAGATCGCCAAGATCGCCCGTGACCACCTGGACAACCCGGTGGACGTGAAAATCAAGGTGAAAACCGAGACCGCCGATACCATCCGCCAGCGCTACTGGCCGGTAGGTGGACTGCACAAGATGGATGCGCTGACCCGGATTCTGGAAGCCGAGCCGGTGGATGGCACCATTATTTTTGTGCGTACCAAGAACGCCACCGTAGAGATCGCCGACAAGCTCGCCGCCCGTGGTTTTGCCAGTGCCGCCCTGAACGGGGATATGGCGCAGAATCTGCGTGAGCAGGTGATCGACAAGCTGAAAAAAGGTCGCCTCGATATCGTGGTCGCCACCGACGTTGCCGCCCGTGGCCTCGATGTAAAACGCATCAGTCACGTGATCAATTACGATATTCCCTACGATACCGAAGCCTATATTCACCGCATCGGCCGTACCGGTCGTGCCGGGCGCGAGGGCGATGCCATCCTGTTTGTGGCCCCCCGCGAGCGCCGTATGCTGCGCGTGATTGAAAAGGCCACCAAAAAGCCGATTGAACGTCTGGAGCTGCCTACCGCCAAGGCGGTGAACGCGTCGCGCATGGAAAAATTCCGTCAGCGTATCAGCGATACCCTGGAAGGCGACAGCGATCTGGCCCCGTTCCGCGATCTGGTGGAACAGTTTCTTGCCGATAACGAAGTCGATCCGCTGAACGTGGCCGCAGCCCTCGCGGCTATGGCACAGGGCGACCAGCCGTTGCTGCTGGACGAGCGCGAACCCAAACAGCGCGACTTTAATGATCGCGATGACCGCCGTGGCGACCGCGACGATCGCAAGCGCAACAAGCGCGAGCGAAAGTCTTTCGACAAAGAAAAGCACGTTGGCCCGCCGGACGAAGGCAAAGAGCGCTTCCGCATCGAAGTCGGTCGCGAACACGGTGTGCGCCCCGGCAGTGTTGTGGGTGCCATCGCCAACGAAGTGGACCTGGACAGCTCCTACATCGGGCGCATCGAGATCTACCCGGACTACACCACCGTGGATCTGCCGGAAGGCATGCCCAAAGAGATCTTCCAGCACCTGAAAAAAGTACGCGTAAACGGCCGCCCCATGAATATCTCCAAGTTTGCGGAGCAGGGCGGTAGCGGTAAGGGCGGCAAGCCGCCGTTCGAGGCCAAGAAACGCAAGCCGAAAAAACCGCGGGATTAA
- a CDS encoding phytanoyl-CoA dioxygenase family protein gives MGSKSVKKLVLLPKWLLELVSWGKSFKHNPIIGSYWLNRCGLHVGRVVMAHLLFRFRLFLLSPLVSAADRRQFRKYGFILKRDFLPAADFQRLAQELHEYEGAVREFVEGTTLTQRLFITGAERAKMPEMRALVENPALDRLMRYCSSKNRRPLYYIENLCNQANVVPRPDPQRDMHADTFHPCVKGWLYVDDTDRRNGPFVYVPGSHRLSWRRLRWEYRQSLEASKQGAARDPARYWDGSFRVSTTDLQKMGLQPKTFHVPANTLVVANVYGFHRRGEAAERSHRMTVWMQARDNPFNPLFTLWPKSTARAFEWGWSRVLQKLDSARLASGEQRSYSGRFSR, from the coding sequence GTGGGTTCGAAATCTGTTAAAAAGCTTGTTCTGTTACCCAAGTGGTTGCTGGAGTTGGTGTCCTGGGGCAAGAGCTTCAAGCACAACCCGATTATTGGCAGCTACTGGCTGAATCGGTGCGGGTTGCATGTGGGGCGTGTCGTGATGGCGCATCTGCTGTTCCGTTTTCGTCTTTTTTTACTGTCCCCGCTGGTATCGGCGGCGGACCGCCGCCAATTCCGCAAGTACGGGTTTATTCTGAAACGCGACTTCCTGCCTGCCGCGGATTTCCAGCGCCTGGCGCAGGAATTGCACGAATACGAGGGCGCCGTACGCGAGTTTGTGGAGGGTACGACACTGACTCAGCGGCTGTTTATTACCGGCGCTGAGCGTGCGAAGATGCCTGAAATGCGGGCGCTGGTTGAAAATCCAGCACTTGATCGCCTGATGCGCTACTGCTCGTCCAAAAACCGAAGGCCGTTATATTACATTGAGAACCTGTGTAATCAGGCCAATGTAGTACCGAGGCCCGATCCGCAACGGGATATGCACGCGGATACATTTCATCCCTGTGTAAAGGGGTGGCTGTATGTTGACGATACCGATCGCCGGAATGGCCCCTTCGTCTATGTTCCCGGTTCCCACCGCTTGAGCTGGCGACGCCTGCGATGGGAGTATCGCCAGAGTCTGGAAGCCAGCAAGCAGGGGGCCGCACGGGATCCTGCGCGCTACTGGGACGGGTCCTTTCGGGTAAGTACCACAGACCTTCAGAAAATGGGTTTACAGCCGAAAACCTTTCATGTGCCGGCAAATACGCTGGTGGTGGCCAATGTATACGGCTTCCACCGCCGGGGTGAGGCGGCCGAACGCTCGCATCGCATGACCGTATGGATGCAGGCACGGGACAATCCGTTCAACCCATTGTTCACGTTGTGGCCGAAATCGACGGCGCGCGCGTTTGAGTGGGGCTGGTCCAGGGTGCTGCAAAAACTGGATAGTGCACGACTCGCGAGTGGAGAGCAGCGAAGCTATAGCGGGCGATTTTCCCGATAG
- a CDS encoding capsular polysaccharide biosynthesis protein, with protein MSLVGFCSRGLKRIPYLDTLLDASSYWFALRPSQGTTHIAGWGHKPTAARARKIAARSGLPFIRLEDGFLRSFGLGVGGAPLHSLIVDHTGIYYDASGPSDLENLILAAAFSESELSRARAGIDLLREHRLSKYNGAPDTPVTWPDDRPRVLVIDQTFGDAAVTCGAADSSTFTRMLETAIAENPNAEVVVKVHPDVIAGHKRGYLLDAARTHNCRVWSQDINPWALLDAVDRVYVVTSQFGFEALLAGKPVRCFGLPFFAGWGLTEDAQKCPRRGQARSLEQVFAAAYLRYCRYINPYTGKRCSLEDTIRLLAEQVRRHRLLAGPWLGLGFSPWKRKFVPDFLGRPGQMRFVGGDANSVPDQEPGTRAVVWASGLRNAQREVCAKFRLPLWQLEDGFLRSVGLGSDLVRPLSLVLDSQGIYYDASRPSDLESILRNSEISSELRTRAAALRERLVCRQLSKYNLSGQEAKLVLPENRTIILVPGQVESDASIAKGSPWLKSNRQLLTQVRRSNPQAYVLYKPHPDVLAGGRVGELAADSGELYDQLLTDVPMPAILEQVDEVHTLCSLSGFEALLRGVKVVTYGLPFYAGWGLTEDRLLGNGANAAPDGLLELAAVRRCMKARGRRRTLDELVAATLILYPTYVDPKSGDIVDTETAVQILEAQRARSNPRGWERGLYRLVRNRFFKR; from the coding sequence GTGTCTCTAGTCGGTTTTTGCTCCCGCGGTCTCAAGCGCATCCCGTATCTGGATACCCTGCTGGACGCGTCCAGCTACTGGTTTGCCCTGCGGCCCAGCCAGGGCACCACCCATATCGCCGGTTGGGGACACAAACCCACGGCGGCGCGCGCGCGCAAAATTGCCGCGCGGTCCGGGCTGCCATTTATCCGGCTTGAAGATGGTTTTCTGCGTTCTTTCGGGCTGGGGGTCGGGGGCGCCCCCCTGCACAGCCTGATCGTGGATCACACGGGAATTTATTACGACGCGAGCGGCCCCAGTGACCTGGAGAATCTGATCCTCGCGGCGGCGTTTTCCGAATCGGAGCTGAGCCGCGCCCGTGCCGGGATCGACCTGCTACGGGAACACCGTCTGTCAAAATACAACGGTGCACCGGATACACCCGTCACCTGGCCCGATGACCGGCCGCGGGTGCTGGTGATTGACCAGACCTTTGGCGATGCGGCGGTCACCTGCGGCGCTGCGGATTCGTCGACGTTCACCCGTATGCTTGAGACGGCGATCGCGGAAAACCCAAACGCCGAGGTGGTGGTGAAGGTACACCCGGACGTGATTGCCGGCCATAAACGTGGATACCTGCTGGATGCGGCACGCACCCACAATTGCCGGGTGTGGTCGCAGGATATCAATCCCTGGGCGTTACTGGATGCGGTAGACCGGGTCTACGTGGTAACCAGCCAGTTTGGTTTCGAGGCATTGCTGGCCGGCAAACCGGTGCGCTGTTTCGGTCTGCCATTTTTTGCCGGTTGGGGGCTTACCGAAGACGCACAGAAATGCCCGCGACGTGGTCAGGCGCGGTCTCTGGAGCAGGTGTTTGCCGCGGCCTACCTGCGCTATTGCCGGTATATCAACCCGTATACGGGCAAACGCTGTTCCCTGGAAGACACGATCCGTCTGCTGGCGGAACAGGTGCGCCGACATCGCCTGTTGGCCGGCCCCTGGCTCGGGCTCGGTTTTTCGCCCTGGAAGCGAAAGTTCGTGCCGGATTTTCTTGGCCGCCCGGGGCAGATGCGTTTTGTTGGTGGCGATGCGAATTCTGTTCCCGACCAGGAACCCGGTACCCGGGCGGTGGTTTGGGCCAGTGGGTTACGCAATGCCCAGAGAGAGGTGTGTGCAAAATTCAGGTTGCCCTTATGGCAATTGGAGGATGGTTTTTTACGCTCTGTGGGGTTGGGCTCTGACCTGGTGCGGCCGCTCTCGCTGGTGTTGGATAGCCAGGGCATTTATTACGATGCGTCGCGACCGTCTGACCTGGAGTCGATTCTGCGTAATTCGGAAATCAGTTCGGAACTGCGCACGCGTGCTGCGGCATTGCGCGAGCGATTGGTTTGCCGGCAGTTAAGCAAATACAACCTGTCCGGCCAGGAGGCGAAACTGGTGCTGCCAGAAAATCGCACCATTATTCTCGTGCCCGGGCAGGTGGAGAGCGATGCGTCGATCGCAAAGGGCTCGCCCTGGTTAAAGAGTAATCGCCAATTATTGACGCAGGTGCGTCGTTCAAATCCCCAGGCCTATGTTCTGTATAAACCGCACCCGGATGTGCTGGCCGGCGGCCGGGTAGGGGAACTGGCTGCAGATTCTGGCGAGCTGTACGACCAGCTGCTGACCGATGTGCCCATGCCGGCAATCCTTGAACAGGTGGACGAGGTGCATACGCTGTGTTCTCTGAGCGGATTTGAGGCGTTGCTTCGGGGAGTAAAAGTGGTCACTTACGGGTTGCCGTTTTATGCCGGTTGGGGGCTGACCGAGGACCGCTTGTTGGGCAATGGAGCCAATGCCGCACCCGATGGCCTACTGGAGCTTGCGGCCGTGCGCCGTTGCATGAAGGCGCGAGGTCGCAGGCGTACCCTCGATGAACTGGTAGCGGCCACCCTGATTCTGTATCCCACTTATGTGGACCCAAAAAGCGGCGATATTGTGGATACAGAAACGGCTGTGCAGATTCTGGAGGCGCAGCGCGCCAGATCAAACCCGCGTGGCTGGGAGCGCGGACTCTACCGGTTGGTGCGCAATCGCTTCTTTAAACGATGA